One stretch of Variovorax sp. 54 DNA includes these proteins:
- a CDS encoding helix-turn-helix transcriptional regulator has translation MTFPAPTTSHVIGLPLDDGTPVEVMFAGDPKAHFALHWHAEWSVGAILEGRCEFVCAGAPRSAQAGALVLMPPFALHTAGVSAQGFRMVMLYVPHAWVAARMDWPVDRRGSLRQDVWRDEATVDALAQAASAADGARVGGLLDHLFRMQTTDPLVAVARAAGDARVEAVCDLLATEDACRIEPASLAERLGVSREHFHRLFRAAVGMAPAQYARLARIARAKVLLREGHGPAEVAAQCGFADQAHFSRWFRRCFGVTPGNYRAGDSPKTVA, from the coding sequence ATGACGTTTCCCGCCCCGACGACCTCGCACGTGATCGGCCTGCCGCTGGACGACGGCACGCCGGTCGAGGTGATGTTCGCGGGCGATCCCAAGGCGCACTTCGCGCTGCACTGGCATGCGGAGTGGAGCGTGGGCGCGATCCTCGAAGGCCGCTGCGAGTTCGTCTGCGCGGGCGCGCCGCGCTCGGCACAGGCGGGCGCGCTGGTGCTGATGCCGCCGTTCGCGCTGCACACGGCCGGCGTGAGCGCCCAGGGCTTTCGCATGGTGATGCTGTATGTACCGCACGCCTGGGTGGCGGCGCGGATGGACTGGCCGGTGGACCGGCGCGGGTCGCTGCGGCAGGATGTCTGGCGCGACGAGGCGACCGTCGATGCGCTCGCGCAAGCGGCGTCAGCGGCCGACGGCGCGCGGGTCGGCGGGCTGCTCGACCATCTCTTCCGTATGCAGACGACCGACCCGCTCGTGGCGGTCGCGCGCGCCGCGGGCGATGCGCGCGTCGAGGCCGTGTGCGACCTGCTCGCGACCGAAGACGCCTGCCGCATCGAACCCGCGTCGCTGGCCGAACGGCTCGGCGTGTCGCGCGAGCATTTCCATCGCCTGTTCCGCGCGGCGGTCGGCATGGCGCCGGCGCAGTACGCGCGCCTGGCGCGCATCGCCCGCGCCAAGGTGCTGCTGCGCGAAGGCCACGGGCCCGCCGAGGTCGCGGCGCAATGCGGCTTTGCCGACCAGGCGCATTTCTCGCGCTGGTTCCGCCGCTGCTTCGGTGTGACGCCGGGGAACTACCGGGCGGGCGACTCGCCAAAAACCGTCGCGTGA
- a CDS encoding IclR family transcriptional regulator translates to MSEAVGGKEEVSALARGLSLLKVIGMSAAPVGNRELADTTGIPKATVSRLTATLVGAGFLRQSQDSERFSLGPVLLDMSSRYLRNFDLRSLARPHLGNLAELSGASIHMAVRDDLDMLVIDSLRPRSALISSRIDVGSRMSIATSASGRAYIGALPAAEQSALLEQIRLETGENWHAIEPRLIASLEEYARLGYCTSFGEWNPQIHALGFALAGPRGERYGVSCGGPAYLLPRETMLSRVAPRMLEIAHRIATEAGTLTLD, encoded by the coding sequence ATGAGTGAAGCTGTGGGTGGCAAGGAAGAAGTCAGTGCGCTTGCCAGGGGGTTGTCGCTGCTGAAGGTCATCGGGATGTCGGCGGCACCCGTCGGAAACCGGGAACTGGCCGACACCACCGGCATTCCGAAGGCCACGGTGTCACGCCTCACGGCGACGTTGGTGGGCGCGGGGTTTCTGCGGCAGTCGCAGGACAGCGAGCGCTTCAGCCTGGGGCCGGTGCTGCTCGACATGAGCAGCCGTTACCTGCGCAATTTCGACCTGAGATCACTGGCGCGTCCCCATCTCGGCAACCTGGCCGAGTTGTCGGGTGCCAGCATCCACATGGCGGTGCGCGACGACCTCGACATGCTGGTCATCGATTCGCTGCGACCGCGCTCGGCGCTCATCAGCTCCCGCATCGACGTCGGCTCGCGCATGTCGATCGCCACCTCGGCCTCCGGCCGTGCCTACATCGGCGCCTTGCCCGCCGCCGAGCAGTCGGCGCTGCTGGAGCAGATCCGGCTCGAAACCGGCGAGAACTGGCACGCCATCGAACCGCGCCTCATCGCCAGCCTGGAAGAGTACGCCCGCCTGGGCTACTGCACCTCGTTCGGCGAATGGAACCCCCAGATCCACGCCCTGGGCTTTGCGCTCGCAGGCCCGCGCGGCGAACGCTACGGCGTGAGCTGCGGCGGCCCCGCGTACCTGCTGCCGAGGGAGACCATGCTGAGCCGCGTCGCGCCCCGCATGCTGGAAATAGCCCACCGCATCGCCACAGAGGCCGGCACCCTAACGCTGGACTGA
- the dusA gene encoding tRNA dihydrouridine(20/20a) synthase DusA, which produces MNDKSLNLKEKIISVAPMMDWTDRHCRVFHRLMTRHALLYTEMVTTGALIHGDVPRHLRFHAEEHPVALQLGGSEPNDLAHCAKLGEEWGYDEINLNCGCPSERVQRGAFGACLMNEPQLVADCVKAMVDVVDVPVTVKHRIGIDKIESYEFVRDFVGAVSEAGCGTFIVHARNAWLQGLSPKQNREIPPLRYALVHRLKHDFPALQFSINGGIATNAQVHEHLRLLDGAMIGREAYHNPWWLAEWDAEFYGEAPQTLTREDIEAQMCDYMVREATEHGTNWWSIARHMLGLRNGLPGARRWRQVWSDHRLKTRPPHEVMALAHEPVAAQAA; this is translated from the coding sequence ATGAACGACAAGTCCTTGAATCTGAAAGAAAAAATCATCTCCGTCGCGCCCATGATGGATTGGACCGACAGGCACTGTCGCGTCTTCCACCGCCTCATGACGCGCCACGCGCTGCTCTACACGGAGATGGTGACCACCGGCGCGCTGATCCACGGCGACGTGCCGCGCCACCTGCGCTTTCATGCCGAAGAACACCCTGTGGCGCTGCAGCTCGGCGGCAGCGAGCCGAACGACCTGGCGCATTGCGCAAAGCTCGGCGAAGAGTGGGGCTACGACGAGATCAACCTGAACTGCGGCTGCCCGAGCGAGCGCGTGCAGCGCGGCGCTTTCGGGGCCTGCCTCATGAACGAGCCGCAGCTGGTGGCCGATTGCGTGAAGGCGATGGTCGATGTGGTCGATGTGCCGGTCACGGTGAAGCACCGCATCGGCATCGACAAGATCGAGAGCTACGAGTTCGTGCGCGACTTTGTCGGCGCGGTGAGCGAGGCGGGCTGCGGCACTTTCATCGTGCATGCGCGCAACGCCTGGCTGCAGGGCCTGAGCCCGAAGCAGAACCGCGAGATTCCGCCGCTGCGCTATGCGCTGGTGCACCGGCTGAAGCACGATTTTCCGGCGCTGCAGTTTTCGATCAACGGCGGCATCGCCACCAACGCCCAGGTGCACGAGCACCTGCGGCTGCTCGACGGCGCCATGATCGGCCGCGAGGCGTACCACAACCCCTGGTGGCTGGCCGAGTGGGACGCCGAGTTCTACGGCGAGGCCCCGCAGACGCTCACGCGCGAAGACATCGAGGCGCAGATGTGCGACTACATGGTCCGCGAGGCGACCGAACACGGCACGAACTGGTGGTCGATCGCACGCCACATGCTGGGCCTGCGCAACGGCCTGCCCGGCGCCCGCCGCTGGCGTCAGGTCTGGAGCGACCACCGCCTGAAGACCCGCCCGCCGCACGAAGTGATGGCGCTGGCGCACGAACCCGTCGCCGCCCAGGCTGCCTGA
- a CDS encoding GntR family transcriptional regulator — MSAVTLTPRALYEEVAELLRQRIFRRELEPGSWIDELKLAEEYGISRTPLREALKVLAAEGLVTMKVRRGAYVTEVSEQDLADVYHLLSLLESDAAGVVAERATNDQRAELKALHAELEAAAAPGKEDREHFFAVNERFHMSLLAIANNKWRDQMVADLRKVMKLNRHNSLLKAGRIAESLAEHRAVMAAIEARDAATAMARMREHFLNGLEAAV, encoded by the coding sequence ATGTCCGCCGTCACCCTGACCCCCCGCGCCCTCTATGAAGAGGTGGCCGAGCTCCTGCGCCAACGGATCTTCCGCCGCGAGCTGGAGCCCGGCAGCTGGATCGACGAACTCAAGCTGGCCGAGGAATACGGCATCAGCCGCACGCCCCTGCGCGAGGCGCTGAAAGTGCTGGCCGCCGAAGGGCTGGTGACGATGAAGGTGCGCCGCGGCGCCTACGTCACCGAGGTGTCGGAACAAGATCTGGCCGATGTGTACCACCTGCTCTCCCTGCTCGAGAGCGACGCCGCCGGCGTGGTGGCCGAGCGCGCCACCAACGACCAGCGCGCCGAGCTGAAGGCGCTGCACGCCGAGCTGGAGGCCGCCGCCGCCCCCGGCAAGGAAGACCGCGAGCACTTCTTTGCGGTGAACGAGCGCTTCCACATGAGCCTGCTGGCCATTGCCAACAACAAGTGGCGCGACCAGATGGTGGCCGACCTGCGCAAGGTGATGAAGTTGAATCGCCACAACTCGCTGCTGAAGGCGGGGCGCATTGCCGAATCGCTGGCGGAGCACCGCGCGGTGATGGCCGCCATCGAGGCGCGCGACGCCGCCACGGCCATGGCGCGCATGCGCGAGCACTTCCTCAACGGCCTGGAAGCCGCAGTCTGA